In Sulfolobales archaeon, a single genomic region encodes these proteins:
- the tsaA gene encoding tRNA (N6-threonylcarbamoyladenosine(37)-N6)-methyltransferase TrmO encodes MEIVLRPIGFIRVGFSDDVVRESFEGVDGDIEILPEYEEGLAGIDGFSHLIIIAYLHKISAQDRVRLRVRPRKWIRLGLSEDEVPEVGVFCTDSPFRPNPIALSIVRLVGRSGRVLHVRGLDLFDGTPVLDIKPYTYSRRVDSIGVPGWYSDLLNRIRRIYPDAREI; translated from the coding sequence ATGGAGATTGTTCTCAGGCCTATAGGGTTTATAAGGGTGGGGTTTTCGGATGATGTTGTTAGAGAGTCTTTTGAGGGTGTTGATGGTGATATAGAAATTCTTCCTGAGTATGAGGAGGGTTTGGCTGGGATAGATGGTTTTTCACATCTGATAATCATAGCCTATCTCCACAAGATCTCTGCCCAGGATAGGGTTAGGCTCAGGGTTAGGCCTAGGAAGTGGATTAGACTCGGGTTATCGGAGGATGAGGTGCCCGAGGTTGGTGTCTTCTGCACCGACTCTCCCTTCAGGCCTAACCCCATTGCTCTCTCTATTGTGAGGCTTGTGGGGAGGAGTGGGAGGGTTCTCCATGTGAGGGGTCTAGATCTCTTTGATGGAACCCCTGTTCTTGATATAAAGCCATATACATATTCTAGGAGGGTTGATTCTATAGGTGTTCCTGGCTGGTACTCCGATCTCTTGAACCGTATTAGGAGGATCTATCCGGATGCTAGGGAGATATAG